Proteins found in one Mucilaginibacter gracilis genomic segment:
- a CDS encoding efflux RND transporter periplasmic adaptor subunit, with product MYKKLQILSVLGTAILLGACTGADKPEGDAEVKSTPLVTLSKPVTHTFNNSIIFNATTQYQQKSVIRAGITGYIKHRGWKTGDYVKTGQVFCTITSKEQQALKNIDKGGILAQFRDPIKITSGTSGIITAVNFQNGDYVSEGDVLANLVQTSSLVLLVNVPVEYLGKVKAGTPCTVIMPDGRRVSSHLQNGLPTADPAVQTQSFIVNMGANNLPEGANLKVSISLSGPQAGLAVPVAAVQTDETQQHFWVFKLGKNNIAYKVEVQAGKISADSLQEIKSDKITATDQVIVNGAYGLADSSKVKPLPSPKGETSDK from the coding sequence ATGTATAAAAAACTACAAATATTAAGTGTTTTAGGTACAGCAATACTGCTGGGCGCTTGCACTGGTGCCGATAAGCCCGAAGGCGATGCCGAAGTTAAAAGCACCCCTTTGGTTACCCTCAGCAAGCCTGTTACGCATACTTTTAACAATAGCATTATTTTTAATGCTACTACACAGTATCAGCAAAAATCGGTAATAAGGGCAGGTATAACGGGTTATATTAAACACCGTGGTTGGAAAACCGGCGACTATGTAAAAACCGGCCAGGTATTTTGTACCATAACCAGTAAAGAGCAGCAGGCACTTAAAAATATTGATAAAGGCGGCATATTGGCCCAATTTCGCGATCCTATCAAAATAACTTCCGGTACATCGGGTATTATAACCGCCGTTAATTTCCAAAACGGCGATTATGTGAGCGAAGGCGATGTGTTGGCAAACCTGGTGCAAACATCATCATTAGTGTTATTGGTTAACGTGCCCGTTGAGTATTTGGGCAAAGTTAAAGCAGGCACACCCTGCACCGTAATAATGCCCGATGGCCGTCGGGTTAGCTCGCACCTGCAAAACGGTTTACCCACTGCCGATCCTGCCGTGCAAACACAATCCTTCATCGTAAACATGGGCGCAAACAATTTACCCGAAGGCGCAAATTTAAAGGTAAGCATATCTTTATCAGGCCCGCAAGCGGGCCTGGCAGTACCCGTTGCCGCCGTACAAACCGACGAAACACAACAGCATTTTTGGGTATTTAAGTTAGGAAAAAATAACATAGCCTATAAAGTGGAGGTACAGGCCGGCAAAATTTCGGCAGACTCGCTGCAAGAGATCAAAAGCGATAAAATTACCGCAACCGACCAGGTAATTGTCAACGGTGCTTACGGCCTGGCAGATTCGAGCAAAGTAAAACCCCTTCCGTCCCCTAAAGGGGAAACTTCTGATAAGTAA
- a CDS encoding efflux RND transporter permease subunit — MQDNHTSSSPFRGRGGLGLHHHYKKPLFGLLVLIIMGGVYSYKQLKTGLFPDITFPKIKIIAEAGQQPVDKMMTTVTIPIENAIKRTEGLDYIRSTTSRGSTEFNVFLRWDADIDKAMAQVQGLTDQIKGDLLPNTQISVQKMNPSILPVMGFSLEGNRSGIELRKIAQFQVRPLLAAVSGVADIAVIGGKTKEYQVVLQAAKLSVLGITPAQISTAITQANILASNGYINDHGRMYLNLTDNALDNLSKLQNLVVLNNPHRTVQLKDVADIKINAQKEYVRINANGKDVPLVAVIKQPDANLIDVNNDIMAKVAELDKILPPDVHLKPYYKQADFVNDSISSIRDVLWIGLILAILVVIVFLRSWRASVIILITIPATLALSVTGILLAGYTFNIMTLGAIAAAIGLMIDDAVIVVEQIYRSHEEHPAQGMHHTVRKAIAYLFPSMLGSSLSTIVIFIPFILMSGVAGAYFKVLAFSMIITLSMSFFVTWLLLPMLFIFIPLSKNVKPHKEVKDGWIKFFLRMPFISIVFIACCIALIVLLPGRLPSGFLPQMDEGAIVLDYNSPPGTTLEETDRMLKQVDDLIKKQPEVASFSRRLGTQMGFFITEPNRGDYLIQLKKQRDKTTEAVSDELRGKIQAVLPQLTIDFGQVIEDMLGDLTTSAQPIEIKVFGDDRKTLEDISRKAAALVKDVKGTADVFDGITIAGPQMTVVPNVTKLAQLGMNPADFQFQLQTQLDGNVVSTMVEKEQSVNIRMIYPNAAQTSVQQFEATNIFLPSGQTKALSAVADVKIEAGVAEIERENQKMMGVISARLDKRDLGGTLKDIQSKLSTINIPPGYRIEYGGDYAQQQKAFAELLTILITSSILVFIVLLVMFRSFMAAAIIIFLAIMGAAGCFVALFITHTPLNVGSYTGIIMIIGIIAENAIFTYHQYQTGLLEWTSEQSIIHAIAARLRPKLMTATGAIIALLPLALGIGTGAQLHQPLAIAVIGGLLFALPLLLIVLPTLLKLLKHGNTPNTEHGVNEVNG; from the coding sequence ATGCAAGATAACCATACAAGTAGCTCCCCCTTCAGGGGGCGGGGGGGGCTGGGGCTTCACCACCACTATAAAAAACCATTATTCGGTTTGCTGGTGCTTATCATTATGGGTGGGGTATACAGCTATAAGCAATTAAAAACAGGCTTGTTTCCGGATATTACCTTCCCCAAGATCAAAATTATTGCCGAAGCAGGGCAGCAGCCGGTTGATAAAATGATGACCACCGTTACCATTCCCATCGAAAACGCCATCAAACGTACCGAAGGGTTGGATTATATACGCAGTACCACATCTCGCGGCAGTACCGAGTTTAATGTTTTTTTACGCTGGGATGCCGATATTGACAAGGCTATGGCCCAGGTACAGGGCCTTACCGACCAAATTAAAGGCGATTTGCTGCCCAATACCCAAATATCGGTTCAAAAAATGAACCCGTCTATTTTACCCGTAATGGGCTTCTCGCTCGAAGGTAACCGCTCCGGTATCGAGCTCCGTAAAATAGCTCAGTTCCAGGTACGGCCCTTGCTGGCCGCCGTATCCGGCGTGGCCGATATTGCAGTTATAGGCGGCAAAACCAAAGAATACCAGGTAGTGTTGCAAGCGGCCAAACTTTCGGTTTTAGGTATTACGCCGGCGCAAATATCAACGGCTATTACACAGGCCAACATACTGGCATCCAATGGTTATATTAACGATCATGGCCGTATGTATTTAAACCTTACCGATAATGCCCTCGATAATTTAAGCAAGCTGCAAAACCTGGTGGTACTCAACAACCCGCACCGCACCGTGCAGCTTAAAGATGTTGCCGATATAAAAATTAACGCCCAAAAAGAGTACGTGCGCATAAACGCCAACGGTAAAGATGTACCCCTGGTTGCCGTAATTAAACAACCCGACGCCAATTTAATTGATGTTAATAACGATATTATGGCCAAAGTGGCCGAGCTTGATAAAATATTGCCGCCCGATGTACATTTAAAACCCTACTATAAGCAAGCCGATTTTGTTAACGACAGCATTAGCAGCATACGCGATGTACTTTGGATTGGCTTAATACTGGCCATTTTAGTGGTTATTGTTTTCCTGCGGTCGTGGCGGGCGAGTGTTATCATCCTCATTACCATCCCGGCTACCTTGGCACTTTCCGTTACCGGGATATTACTTGCCGGTTACACTTTTAATATCATGACATTGGGTGCCATTGCCGCCGCCATTGGCTTAATGATAGATGATGCCGTAATCGTTGTCGAACAAATTTACCGCAGCCACGAGGAGCATCCCGCCCAAGGTATGCACCATACCGTGCGCAAGGCCATAGCCTATTTGTTTCCGTCAATGCTGGGTTCGTCGCTAAGTACCATCGTCATATTTATACCTTTTATATTAATGAGCGGTGTGGCAGGTGCATACTTTAAGGTGCTGGCTTTCAGTATGATTATCACACTTAGTATGTCGTTTTTTGTAACGTGGCTGCTGCTGCCTATGCTGTTTATTTTTATCCCGCTAAGTAAAAATGTAAAACCGCATAAAGAGGTTAAAGATGGCTGGATCAAATTCTTTTTAAGGATGCCGTTTATCAGCATTGTTTTTATTGCATGCTGCATTGCTCTCATTGTGCTGCTTCCCGGAAGGTTGCCCTCAGGCTTTTTACCTCAAATGGACGAGGGTGCCATCGTTTTGGATTATAACAGTCCGCCCGGAACTACCCTTGAAGAAACCGACCGCATGTTGAAACAGGTTGACGACCTGATTAAAAAGCAACCCGAAGTAGCATCGTTTTCACGGAGGCTGGGCACCCAAATGGGCTTTTTTATTACCGAGCCAAACCGCGGCGATTATTTGATACAACTAAAAAAACAGCGCGATAAAACCACCGAAGCCGTGAGCGACGAGTTACGCGGTAAAATACAAGCCGTGTTACCACAACTCACCATTGATTTTGGGCAGGTAATTGAAGATATGCTTGGCGATTTAACCACATCGGCCCAACCCATAGAAATTAAAGTTTTTGGCGACGACCGTAAAACTTTAGAAGACATTTCGCGAAAAGCCGCCGCGCTGGTTAAAGACGTAAAAGGCACTGCCGACGTTTTCGACGGTATAACCATAGCCGGCCCGCAAATGACGGTTGTACCCAACGTAACCAAATTGGCCCAACTAGGCATGAACCCCGCCGATTTTCAGTTTCAGCTACAAACCCAGTTAGATGGTAATGTGGTGAGTACAATGGTAGAGAAAGAACAGTCCGTTAACATCCGCATGATTTATCCCAACGCTGCGCAAACATCGGTACAACAATTTGAGGCTACCAATATATTTTTACCATCCGGGCAAACCAAGGCACTTTCGGCTGTTGCCGATGTTAAAATTGAAGCTGGCGTAGCCGAAATAGAACGCGAAAACCAAAAAATGATGGGCGTAATAAGCGCCCGACTGGATAAGCGCGATTTGGGCGGTACACTTAAAGATATTCAAAGTAAGCTATCAACCATAAATATACCCCCGGGCTACCGCATTGAGTACGGCGGCGATTACGCCCAGCAGCAGAAAGCCTTTGCCGAATTGTTAACCATTTTAATAACATCAAGCATACTGGTATTTATTGTTTTGCTGGTTATGTTCCGCAGTTTTATGGCGGCGGCAATTATCATATTTTTAGCCATAATGGGTGCCGCAGGTTGCTTTGTAGCCCTGTTTATTACGCATACCCCTTTAAACGTAGGCAGCTATACAGGTATTATTATGATAATTGGGATTATTGCCGAAAATGCCATATTCACCTACCACCAATACCAAACCGGCCTGCTGGAATGGACAAGCGAACAAAGCATTATACACGCCATAGCAGCACGCCTGCGGCCCAAATTAATGACAGCCACCGGGGCCATTATAGCACTGCTTCCCCTGGCGCTCGGCATTGGCACCGGTGCCCAACTGCACCAGCCCTTAGCCATAGCGGTAATAGGCGGCCTGTTGTTTGCTCTGCCGTTGTTATTAATTGTATTACCAACCCTGCTTAAATTATTAAAGCACGGCAATACTCCAAATACCGAACACGGAGTTAATGAAGTAAATGGGTAA
- a CDS encoding SDR family NAD(P)-dependent oxidoreductase: MKKTAIVTGGASGLGLAVTKKFVQSGIQTIIIGRNEENLARVATELGELCQYKVADLGKLDTIPALISEITTEYNHIDILVNNAGINLKKHFTEVSDEEFGRVVQTNMNAVFSVSREVTKVMLQAGTGCIINISSMAAQYGIPYVIAYTASKTGIEGMTRAMAVELSARGIRVNCVAPGFIKTNMSAKALDSDPERKQKVMSRTPMGKLGEPEDVAEAVYFLSSEAAKYVTGVVLPVDGGNSIGF, from the coding sequence ATGAAAAAAACTGCAATTGTAACTGGCGGAGCTTCTGGCTTAGGTTTAGCCGTTACCAAAAAATTTGTACAAAGCGGTATACAAACCATAATTATTGGCCGTAACGAAGAAAATTTAGCTCGTGTTGCAACCGAACTTGGCGAGCTTTGCCAATATAAAGTGGCCGACCTGGGTAAACTGGATACTATACCTGCTTTAATTAGCGAGATTACTACCGAGTATAACCATATTGATATATTGGTTAATAACGCCGGCATTAACCTTAAAAAGCATTTTACTGAAGTGAGCGACGAGGAATTTGGCCGGGTGGTGCAAACCAACATGAATGCCGTTTTTAGCGTTAGCCGCGAAGTAACAAAGGTGATGCTACAGGCCGGCACTGGTTGCATAATTAACATTAGCTCGATGGCGGCGCAATATGGTATACCTTACGTTATTGCCTATACGGCATCTAAAACCGGAATTGAGGGCATGACGAGGGCTATGGCTGTTGAACTATCGGCCCGTGGCATACGGGTAAATTGTGTGGCACCGGGGTTTATAAAAACCAACATGTCGGCAAAGGCTTTAGACAGCGACCCGGAGCGGAAACAAAAAGTGATGTCGCGTACGCCGATGGGCAAACTGGGCGAACCGGAAGATGTTGCAGAAGCAGTATATTTTCTGTCGTCGGAAGCGGCAAAGTATGTTACCGGGGTTGTGTTACCTGTTGATGGTGGTAACTCTATTGGGTTTTAA
- the uxuA gene encoding mannonate dehydratase, with translation MLPNLEQTFRWFGPADPVTLAAISQTGATGIVTALHHIPCGDEWSLAEINQRKDIIAKAGLRWSVVESVNIHESIKTAGEHRDHYIAKYIATLRNLAAAGLKTVCYNFMPVLDWTRTNLDYRLPNNASALRYHAPAVAAFDLYILEREGAYTDFTPKQQQAAKQFLDSIDAQQKEYLTNTIMAGLPGTDEVFTIAEFKEHLQRYAQTDAAKLKENLAYFLRAIIPEAESAGIKMCIHPDDPPFPILGLPRVVSTEQDLRDLVNYCPSPANGITFCTGSLGARADNDLPGIVSRLGSHIHFIHLRNVQREADGSFYEADHLGGSTNMYAVMKNIILEQKKRTNSNRNDISIPMRPDHGHKILDDFNYNTYPGYSVIGRLKGLAELRGLEMGIKQTLFDELVS, from the coding sequence ATGCTACCAAATTTAGAACAAACATTCCGTTGGTTTGGCCCTGCCGACCCGGTAACCCTGGCTGCAATTAGCCAAACCGGTGCTACAGGCATAGTAACTGCACTACACCATATCCCTTGCGGGGACGAATGGAGCCTGGCCGAGATTAACCAACGTAAAGATATTATTGCTAAAGCAGGTTTGCGTTGGTCGGTTGTGGAGAGTGTAAACATACACGAGAGTATCAAAACCGCCGGAGAACACCGCGACCACTATATTGCCAAATACATTGCAACTTTACGCAATCTGGCGGCGGCTGGCCTAAAAACGGTGTGCTACAACTTTATGCCCGTGCTTGATTGGACGCGTACTAATTTAGATTACCGCCTGCCCAACAATGCTTCGGCCTTGCGTTACCATGCCCCGGCTGTGGCGGCATTTGATTTGTATATTTTAGAGCGCGAAGGTGCTTATACCGATTTTACCCCTAAACAGCAACAAGCCGCAAAGCAATTTTTGGATAGCATTGATGCCCAACAAAAAGAATATTTAACCAACACCATTATGGCCGGCCTGCCCGGCACCGATGAGGTATTTACCATTGCCGAATTTAAAGAGCACCTGCAACGCTACGCACAAACAGATGCCGCCAAGCTTAAAGAAAACCTGGCCTATTTTTTACGCGCCATAATACCGGAAGCGGAAAGCGCCGGAATAAAAATGTGCATCCACCCAGACGATCCGCCTTTCCCTATACTGGGTTTACCCAGGGTTGTATCAACCGAGCAAGACCTGCGCGACCTGGTTAACTATTGCCCGTCTCCGGCAAACGGCATAACGTTTTGCACCGGTTCGTTGGGTGCCCGTGCAGATAACGACCTGCCCGGTATAGTAAGCAGGCTGGGAAGCCATATCCACTTTATCCATTTACGCAACGTACAACGCGAGGCCGACGGCAGCTTTTACGAAGCCGACCACCTGGGCGGCAGCACAAACATGTATGCCGTAATGAAAAATATTATTTTGGAGCAAAAAAAACGAACAAACAGTAACCGAAACGATATAAGCATACCCATGCGCCCTGATCATGGCCATAAAATACTCGACGATTTTAACTATAATACCTATCCCGGCTACTCGGTTATTGGCAGGCTCAAAGGCCTTGCCGAACTTCGCGGTTTAGAGATGGGCATCAAGCAAACTTTGTTTGACGAATTGGTTTCTTAA
- a CDS encoding glycoside hydrolase family 30 protein, with protein sequence MKCKLFLVFLLATAFSGQTFAQVSVWLTNADKSALFARQKQTLVFKATDEQNQIITLDETVTYQTIDGFGFALTGGSAMHIIRMAQPAREALLKELFATNDNNIGVSYLRLSIGASDLNDHVFSYDDLPAGQTDTKLEKFDLGPDKKDVIPLLKQILTINPKIKILGSPWSAPVWMKTNGHTRGGSLKPEYYEAYANYLVKYLTEMQRNGITIDAITVQNEPLNPANNPSMYMEAADVAAFIKTSLGPAFKAAGIKTKIVIYDHNADRPDYPITVLNDPEAKKYIDGSAFHLYQGDIDALSRVHKAHPDKNLYFTEQMVIDDRDSSQFKVSKPVSDVFIGATRNWCRNVLEWNLAADAQNQPHTDRGGCPMCQGAVTINNDAVKRSIAYYAMAHFSKFVRPGAVRVASNNLDALASVAFKLPDSKKVLIVTNTGTTTQIFDIFFKGKAVTTSLKAGSVATYLWQ encoded by the coding sequence ATGAAGTGTAAGCTGTTTTTAGTTTTTTTATTAGCAACCGCCTTTAGCGGGCAAACATTTGCGCAGGTAAGCGTGTGGTTAACCAACGCCGATAAATCGGCCCTGTTTGCCCGGCAAAAACAAACCCTTGTATTTAAAGCGACCGATGAACAAAACCAGATTATCACTCTCGACGAAACCGTAACCTACCAAACTATTGATGGTTTTGGTTTTGCCCTAACCGGGGGCAGCGCCATGCACATCATCCGCATGGCCCAACCTGCGCGCGAAGCCTTGCTCAAAGAGCTTTTTGCTACCAATGATAATAATATCGGCGTAAGCTATTTACGTTTAAGCATTGGCGCATCGGATTTGAACGATCACGTTTTTTCGTACGACGACCTGCCTGCCGGGCAAACCGATACAAAGCTGGAAAAGTTTGATCTCGGTCCCGATAAAAAGGATGTTATCCCTTTGCTGAAACAGATATTGACCATTAATCCTAAAATAAAGATCCTGGGTTCGCCATGGTCGGCCCCGGTGTGGATGAAAACCAATGGCCATACCCGGGGCGGCAGTTTAAAACCCGAATACTATGAGGCTTATGCCAATTACCTGGTTAAATACCTAACCGAAATGCAGCGTAACGGTATTACCATTGATGCCATAACCGTGCAAAACGAACCCCTCAATCCGGCTAATAACCCCAGTATGTACATGGAAGCGGCAGATGTGGCCGCATTTATAAAAACCAGCCTGGGCCCAGCCTTTAAAGCAGCCGGAATTAAAACCAAAATTGTGATATACGACCATAATGCCGACAGGCCCGATTATCCCATTACGGTTTTAAACGATCCCGAAGCTAAAAAATATATTGATGGTTCGGCCTTTCATTTATACCAGGGCGATATAGATGCATTAAGCCGGGTACACAAAGCCCATCCGGATAAAAACCTGTATTTTACCGAGCAGATGGTTATTGATGATCGCGATTCGTCACAATTTAAGGTATCAAAACCGGTGTCTGATGTTTTTATCGGGGCCACCCGTAACTGGTGCCGCAATGTGCTGGAATGGAACCTAGCCGCCGATGCCCAAAATCAGCCGCATACCGATAGGGGAGGTTGCCCCATGTGCCAGGGCGCGGTTACCATAAATAACGATGCCGTAAAGCGCAGCATAGCTTATTATGCAATGGCACACTTTTCTAAATTTGTAAGGCCAGGAGCGGTTAGGGTGGCATCAAACAATTTGGATGCCTTGGCCAGCGTGGCCTTTAAACTGCCCGATAGTAAAAAGGTTTTAATTGTTACCAACACAGGCACAACAACCCAAATTTTCGACATTTTTTTTAAAGGTAAAGCCGTTACTACCAGTTTAAAAGCAGGTTCGGTAGCAACATATTTGTGGCAATAA
- a CDS encoding SDR family oxidoreductase, whose amino-acid sequence MKKVILVTGASSGIGLACANALQAKGHAVYGSARDLKRLSSVSFKPIELDVTSDASVKAAIDSIIKAEGKLDVLVNNAGNGVAGPAYAMPVESAKSQFEVNFFGVIRMCGAVLPGMIANKKGLIVNISSLAGLFGLPYQSMYSASKYAIEGYSQSLRMELRNTGVKVTIINPGDFKSDFSQNRSKIPFSIQNEALETEYNAAVAAMEKDESIAPSPESLAKTLCKIVDSSSPSHRYLVGQVGQTIVPTLKAILPGGLFEKLMNDHYGIK is encoded by the coding sequence ATGAAAAAAGTTATTCTGGTAACAGGCGCATCATCGGGCATAGGCTTGGCCTGTGCAAATGCATTGCAGGCAAAAGGCCACGCAGTTTATGGTTCGGCGCGGGATTTAAAACGGTTAAGTTCGGTGTCATTTAAACCTATTGAGCTTGATGTTACCAGCGATGCATCGGTAAAGGCGGCTATTGATAGCATTATTAAAGCCGAAGGCAAGCTGGATGTGTTGGTAAATAATGCCGGTAACGGTGTAGCCGGCCCTGCTTATGCCATGCCTGTAGAAAGCGCCAAGAGCCAGTTTGAAGTAAATTTTTTTGGTGTGATACGCATGTGCGGCGCGGTATTGCCCGGCATGATTGCCAATAAAAAGGGCTTAATTGTAAACATCAGCTCGTTGGCGGGTTTGTTTGGTTTGCCTTACCAAAGCATGTACAGCGCATCAAAATATGCTATTGAGGGTTACTCGCAAAGTTTGCGTATGGAACTGCGCAATACAGGTGTTAAGGTAACCATTATTAACCCCGGAGATTTTAAATCGGACTTTAGCCAAAACCGCAGCAAAATACCTTTTAGCATCCAGAATGAAGCCCTTGAAACGGAATACAATGCCGCCGTTGCTGCAATGGAAAAAGACGAAAGCATTGCGCCAAGTCCCGAATCGTTAGCTAAAACGTTATGTAAAATTGTAGATTCATCGAGCCCGTCGCACCGTTATTTGGTTGGGCAGGTTGGCCAAACCATTGTGCCAACTTTAAAGGCCATATTACCCGGCGGTTTGTTTGAAAAGTTAATGAACGACCATTACGGCATCAAGTAA
- a CDS encoding phosphatidylglycerophosphatase A family protein, producing MNKIIASIAGVGFLKGGGTYAAMLTCIFIWFWWQNPALQNGWYFLLITMVITLIGIYVSNKVEPDWGEDSSRVVIDEVAGMLITMLFIPANLYFLIAGLVLFRFFDIVKPLFIRKMEDIPGGMGVMMDDVLAGVYSNLLLWVAYYVLIVFLKVKI from the coding sequence ATGAATAAAATAATAGCATCAATTGCAGGTGTAGGCTTTTTAAAAGGCGGCGGTACTTATGCCGCCATGTTAACCTGCATTTTTATATGGTTTTGGTGGCAAAACCCGGCCCTGCAAAACGGCTGGTACTTTTTGCTTATCACCATGGTGATTACACTTATTGGCATTTACGTAAGCAATAAAGTTGAACCCGACTGGGGCGAAGATAGTTCGCGCGTAGTAATTGATGAGGTTGCCGGTATGCTGATTACGATGTTGTTTATCCCGGCAAATTTGTATTTTTTAATTGCGGGGTTAGTTTTATTTCGCTTTTTCGATATTGTGAAACCCTTGTTTATCCGTAAGATGGAAGATATCCCCGGCGGCATGGGTGTTATGATGGACGATGTACTTGCCGGTGTGTACTCAAACCTATTGTTGTGGGTGGCCTATTACGTGTTAATCGTATTTTTAAAAGTTAAAATATAA